The sequence AGATAGTAGTTCGTATCTATCTATTTTCTtcaatctgaaaaaaaaatttaaatttcataacatattgtatttctaaaatacgacatgttaaattataatatttataaaacacgACATGTTTAACTGTTGTTCATTTCTAAAGTGCAACAACTTTTTTGTCACGCTTGAGAatagtaatttttaataaatattgtgtTTATAAAATGCGATGAGGTAAAACTTGTGCTACTtcactaggttttttttaaatggtattattcgatcaattttttttaggttactgctaatttcaaaaaaaaaaaaaaaaccctcaagaTCATGTGATGtggttttatgaaaaatatttgaaagtgGATTTATTTGCTCGCCTCCTGCAGCTTTCgagattttgtttctttacaaTTAGCTGACTGCCCCACTTCAAATAATAAAGTTGTAGCATGACCGCTTATCACTTGAAATAGGGATTGGGAGATAAGGTGTTCTTCTGGCAAGCTCAAGATAAGCTCCATCGCCATGCCATAAAGTGCTTATCATTCAAAAAAGGCGTTTTTGGGAAAGGGCAACAGTGATTGAAGAAGACCAAAGCTCCAAGATAAGCTCCAAAGTGCTTATCATTGAAGCAAATTGCAGAATGTTGTCATTCTCAGACATTATGATATGGATAATGACAGAAGAAAGAAGTGTGTAGAGCAGCAAGCATGAACTCTTGGGAGTGTTGTGCTCCCACGTTGCAGGATGGGTTCCCTGTGTTTCTCTTGATCCATATTCCACAGCCCTTCTAAATCAACCACATCAGCTACTATCCTCTCTGTGAATTGTGAACCACCCACCATCCAATCCCATCGCCTTGGTCGGTACCTTCCACCATCTTGAATGCGATAAATGGAGCCATTAGCATGTACAATGCAAACAAATGGTGAAATGACGCACATGAATAAATTCTTTTGATGAAATAGCGTGATTTTGGATATCATGGTTGGGACcgcaataaaattttaattcatgtgacatcaatttaaatttagaacTACCTaggaaattaatttgtaaaaaatactataaattatcaaaactaGAGTCTTAAagtaagatttttaaaatctaaaaatctgATGGTCgaaatagtaattttattattactttacAAAAAACGATATTTGAAAACTcctgttaaaataattattattttagtttgatgTAACCAGACTTTTTTTTGGACTTAAATTTATCTCattaatctatataaatatatttgtgagGTCATCCACATGATTTTATCTGAGGCATATCTTGATCTAATTATGGTAGACCCACATTTAATTGTTCAAAATCATCCGTGAGAATTATTGTATGAacaataacttttaatttttttaattggggttttttttgagtttacaagttgggaaaaaaaaagagagtatatttttattcataaaatatatttgaaagaaaattttataaaattataatttttatatgaaatgatCAACCGGTTATATAACTGTATTTATTCGGCCGACTGATTGGCAATTCTTGTGCTTTAAAAGTGCGGCATGTTTAAATGTCACTAGTTGAAGCACGATAATTATTTAGTAAATATTACATTCATCAcgcttataaataataatatttagtaaatatttatattttaaaaacacgacaatataaaatatgcttttatatagcaccaattttttttttcaaataatactattctattaaaacatttaatttactgtactaatttttttatatatataaaaaaaaaacatttagaatcGGTCAGTGAAACTGGAGGCGCCAAATTTCATTCCCGAGGATACCCTAAATATTTATTCAAGGACAATGGACAGAGTGCAGggttacatccactacaatttTCCATTTCAGACTCCACCAATCTTAAACTAGCCAAGTCGATTAAACCTATGCCAGATAACTTTACCATGTAAGCTCACTAACATCAACCATGCATCATCAAAAGGGAAACatgatgaaaaataatacaagGAATCCGGTGCACTGGAATCTGAGCAAGGAACATCCATCGTGAGAAAGCAATTGATCGAGGGGGGCAGCTTTCAAGTGCAAAAATTGCCTAGCCTTGCTGGGATATTTGATCCGCCAATCCAAACGATCCTAATACAAACAACAAGATGATAGGTCCAAGGATCCAATATGTTGAAAAAAAGGGATGAAAAAAGTGCGAGAAAGGTTATTTATTCCCAGATGACTGCGTAGAAGCTTAAACTAAGAAATTACAAGATGCATggatgaagaaaaatatatttattattcatcacAGCCCAAAGGTAAATATAGTAGGAACAAAAGCAAGGTCCATGGCTATTATGCCTGCAACATAATATCATAGTAGCTGGTTGCTAGAAAAGCCAGATTGATAAAATGAGGGTATAAAAGCTTCCCTCGGAAATACCAACATGGTACACACCCGAAAACTAGAATAATGCTTCAACCTAAAAACAATGCGGATTATTGCCTTGTAACTCCAGAACCATAGCTAATTTCCCACCACCATATCATTGCCATATCGTAATGAGAAAAGTTGAGTTTCTGAAGGATAACTGCAAAACATCCATAGCTTCAACCATTTCATTCTTTACCATCAGCAGCGCGGAGCGAGCCCAATTGAACAGGTGCTTGAGTTCCCACCACTTTCGATGAACCATAAATAGAGAGGTCAATTCCTTGAGATTTCTCTTTCTCAATCTGTTCCTTAATCCAAAAGTAAGTAATTCTCAGCCCATCCTGCAACACAACGATTATAGCATTATTCAGAGTCCTTGGTGGTAAAGGAAGGGCTAAACAGAGGATGCATAAGCCAAAATCATATCTTCATTGACAGATACCTTCAGCCTCATTGTAGGAGCCCAACCAAGCTTCTCTTTGATTAGTGTGTTGTCGGAGTTACGCCCACGCACACCTTCTGGGCCAGGAATGTGATGAATGGGGAGATTCTTGTTCTCAAAGCTGAGAACAATCTCAGCCATCTCATTCATGCTAACCATCTCATCACTTCCGATGTTCACTGGCTCACGGAAGTCTGACTTTGTCAATCTGAAAGACAGAGAGCATATTCAGGATGAGtcataaaagaataaaactagTAGACCCCATGGGATATGAAAAGAATTGCGATCAATATCAGTACAAACTCAAGTATCATGGGGACACGAGTGAGGGCTTTGATTATTaatgatagaaaaaaacataaagggcTTACCTAAGCACACCTTCCACACACTCATCAATGAATGTGAAAGATCGGGTTTGAAGTCCATCTCCCCACATCTCGAATTTATCAATGGAAGTGATAGCCTTTCTGCAGAAAGCAGCGGGTGCCTTCTCCCTGCCACCTATGGTAGACACAAAAAGACAAATTAGATTAATCCAAAAGGCAGCAAAATTAGTACAAAGCAAGCAATCCCTCCATATTGCAAGTGATTGCAGTTGTTAACAACCAACCTTTCCATGTTCCAAAAGGACCATAAATGTTATGGAATCTTCCAATACGGCATTCAATTCCAAAGTCTTTGGTGTAATGCTTGCACAGCTCTTCCGTTGCAAGCTTCTCCAATCCATAAGCATCTTGAGGCTAAAACACATGTTGAGAAAGGATATTCATTAGTCATTAATTATTTACAGGTCAAGAACAATTAAATTGCATTCCTCTAGCAAAAAGAGCAAGCAACCTCTGCAGGCCATGCATCAGATTCCTTCAGGCTCACATTAGTCTCCAGCTGCTTAAATTCAGGGTAAATACAAGCACTAGAGGCATAAAACAACCTGCAGAAAGCAGAACATCAGACTTTCTGAAAATGCCATATTGAACAGGGAGTGTTCTACCCTATACACAACAACTAACCTCTTAACCCCATTGATCCTGGAGGCTTCAAGCATGTTGAAGCTGATCATTGTGTTGTTATACATAATGACAGAATGGTTGGACTGAATGAAGCCCATCCCGCCCATATCAGCAGCAAGGTTGAAAACATGGTCTACATCTTTTGTAACCTTCAAGCAATTATCCATGACTCTCAGATCAACAAGATGGAATTCATTACAAAACATGTCTTCTGTCATGTGCTCATTCTTCTTCCAGTCAGAAGCAATAATGTAATGACCCTCAGCCTTCAAACGGCGAGCAATGTGGGAGGCAATAAAACCCCCTGCCCCAGTGATGGAAATTCTGAGCTTTTCAGATGGCCAGTAAGGCTCCCTCTCGAGGGCCTCATAGGTGTAAGCACCATAGCTTCCGTCAGCAGTCCCCATTCTGAATTTGATCAAATAATCAAAAGGAGACAGAAAAAAGTTAACAATGATTACTAGAATTACTTTAAACTAACACAGAACCAAAGATTCTAAATTAAATGCTTTGTTACTGGAAAACCTAAAGAAACAATtacataaaaacacaaaacGATAACTTAATTCATAGTAAAGCCAttcctaaaaagaaaagggaaagaaaaacaaattggtaGTGCTAACCGACATATTCACAAATGTAAAAAGCTACaccaaaattacaaaaatttaacatttaacATTCAAATAAGCCCAGATCTCATTAATATTGTcgaaatttgtataattaaccAAGTGaagatataaataatgaagaggCTTAATGCTAAAACCTATCCCCTAAAAGACAAATGGGAATCCCAGCCAACCAATTCTAATCCCATTAACAAGGAATCATACTCAAGGATTAAGCATCAAAATTAACTAAGTAAAAAGAACTTACTCAAGAGAGgaaaaaacttgaaacttacagggcaagaaaaaaaaatccttcaaaaaTGGTCATGTGTTTCACTTGACTAAACAATATCAGACTATCCTAGAATGTGACTTATGGTAGAGTGTAGAAGAAAAGGCACAGGAGAAACAATAAACTGACCACTGACCTCATTTCATTGGAAAGAATCAACGCGACAAAGCAAGTGAAAACAAACTACGGTAAATTAAGAGTCCAACTGGAAATTATATGACCATAATTAATGACAATACAGGCAGAAGCAGCTATTTTCAGAAGTAGtttaaaacaaaggaaaaatcaaCTACCCATGTCACAAATCTGAACAAAGAATTGGACTTTAGCACACAAAAAGCCCAATAACATAATTCTTAACAGGGTATGAACCAGAAGATTCAGTAATGGTAAAAGAAACCCACTTCAAATTCCAACTCTAACAGCTAAGAATAAACACgagaaattgataaaaacaagCATCTGAATCACCCAAAAAAATGGCATTTTGAGTGAGAAAACAGAGCAACAAAGACCAAGTTCAGATTTTCTTACCTGTGTTCTTGGAAATCCGAGGCTTCGTCGCTTTGCTAATTAAGATAATGCGGGTAGAAAGAAAGGGGTTTGGTTGAGAGAGAATGAAAGGGTATGATTAAGGAGGGCATGGCTCGTGTTATTTATAGAGCCAATATAGGAAAGAGAGACCGCACACAAACAAGACCATTCATTTTCCCCAGTACTGCTGCtatcttttcatgtttttaaacttttttaatttttaatatttttatatatattaatattaaaaataaattttaaaaaataaaaaaaatatttttaatatatttctttttttaaaaaaaaaaaccacacgtTTAAAATTCCCTAATTTATCTACTTtcatgattgagagagagagtttaatatttttgaagatttgGAGAGAgaaaccaataatttttttcccctttatcTACTCCACCATAAGGTAgggttagatttttttgttctttatatatTCAAATTGGAATCTTTGGGATATAAATTGAATATTggacaaatattttattttttatttcgtaATTATTGAAAAGGCAGGTAATTGTTACTAAATCcaactcaaataaatttttaaattaaattagtaaaaGTTAACCTGACAAATTAACTAGCAatccaacaaatttaatttaacttaaaaaattaaaacaatattatattcaaCTCATTACTCAGATTTTGGACTATATGAGAGATTTGTGTATTGAGTCAACATGGTTACACTGTCCAAAGTTTCCatgttattaagtttttttttttcttgatatagttgtattcttatatataaattttttgataatatgatATGTTTGTGCATTGTTAACATAAATCAATcgatatcattttatttagatatactcgtaaatataattcaataaactcaaattaattatatttaatatttgtctATGAAAACTGAATTTAAGCTCTAGAGTAGAAAGTAATAGtggaaaaattaatataaaaaaaaaaccaataacaaaagagtgaaaaaactttaaaaaaatttatgtaactTTCAACCCATTAAAGACATTTATTTATAAGACTTTCAACAATATTATTTAGTGATTTTCTCGATGAACAAAGCTTTTAGAaagttagaaataaaataaaacctaccaaatcttcctcgtggttgcattaacatttataaggTAAcgtatttttcatttctttttataacttgatattaaaaaaaatactaaatttgaaataatacaTATACATTTGAATGGCAAAGGTGTTAACCATAGGGATAATTTTCTCctgctgtcttttttttttcttttactgaatTGAATTGCGTAACAAGAGTGAttctccatctctctctctttattgcCTGGTtaacataatataaatttaaagatagtttatttttgtgttctaaaaatattttaaaaaataattaatcttttttagatTGTTCTGATATGATATGcagttattgaaaataaatttaaaatttttaataaaatattattttaattaaaaaatactttaaaatacaacTACTAATaatctatcttcttcttcttttcacgCCAAAGATTGATGAGCTTTAACTCAAAGGTAAGATTTCAAGATGACAGctaaataaacatattaatcTTCCTTCCTTTCCGTCCCTCCTCTAGCTAAGGTATCATTATTTAAtactttatttcatttaaaggCCTACAGTATCTCTTacgtattattaattaattttaattaagttgtgagattcaaaaaaataggattttaaaatataatttatattatatatatatataaaaaaacaattgaatgaCATGCACAATTCTCCATGATCACATGCATCACATCAATTTCACAACACATTtcatcattaatttaatatatacagCTTTCATGGACAATGTCACGCTTCATAATCTCACCTTTTTATGTGTCTAAACAATTAATTATGTCCCATAATGCCAAGCTCAAAACTGTGATTAGATTTATAAATAAgcgtgttttttatattttaaaaatatattttttttatttttaacattaatatatatatatatatatatatattttttttttatcaggaaTTGCCAGCATGTGCCCGTAATCAGAGAAAATTCCAGGAAAGTGTGGTGCAGAAAGGAAAACGTCTTTGTGTGGTTGGGACCATCAGAAATTGCTTGGAAACTGCTTTGCCATGGAAGCTTCAGCTTTCACCTCAAGTACTTGAtatggtgaaaaaaataaaaatgttaggGTTTCCTATCACTACcttctctgttttttgtttgttttaattgaaCATTAAAATCTTTGCAGACTTGTTTAAGTGAGCATGTCTTTCACAAGATAAAAtccaagaaatttttatttttttacaagtgagtttgtttttttcttaaaaaaatatatttttttctatatggttagaactcataagaaaaaaattagcttcaatttatataaactaatttaaaaatacatttatcatagaaagcccaaaaaaaaaaaagcataaaaaaatgatagaggtatctgttgaagaaaaaaaaatagaaaatcaattCTTCAAGAAATAGagactgaaaaaataaaaaatgaaaaaaactctGAAGAGATAACAGTCCAGACTGTTAGTCAGAGATTATTTACTTACTAAATAGAAGAGGAATTTATAAAACATCTCAAAcaaggattttttaaaattatttttttattaattcataatttgttttaatctagttaataatttgtattaaaatatttatgttacaGAGAGCGAGCTCCATTTTGGTGGAGCAAAATTTTCTAATCTCTTGAGTATGATATTAGCTAACAAGTAGTGATGGATGAGCAATTATCTCATCAATCATTGTACGGTGCACAGGCAACCAAATACCACTCTCCTCCTCTAATAAGAGCATGTTTGAGGCTGTGGTTGTATCTGTGTTTTgtctaaatttgattttttttttgttaaaattgagttcggtttatattttctggatcgttttgatgtgttgatgttaaaaataatttttttaaaaaaaaattattggtatatatttcggcacgaaaaactatttgaaaagcaaccgctacaacactaccaaacacgctctaagagTGTTATCGATTTTGTTTAGCGGTGtgattactattattttttaaataatttttttttttaaaaaaaattatttttaatattagtatattaaattgatttaaaaatactaaaaatatattaatttgaaattaataaaaaaataaaaataaataatttttttaaaaaacacttttaaatataaaaacaaataaaaataatgatcaatCATTACCCAGCTAGCTAGCACCATACCGTAGTGATGCAATTTTTCCCGCATTAAATTATGCATCGAGTTGGATTAAAGGTGTGGCTTTGGAAAAGAAAGACTAATTAAGAACTGGTGGAAGAACCTGTTAGTTGGTTCTTAGAGGATCAATGACGATACCAAATCAATGGTAGCTGGGTCTCAAAACACCAGCCagctaattttatatattctattaggtcttgtttttttaaatattttttatttaaaaataaattgagataatattttttttattttttaaattttatttataatatcaatatattaaaacgatataagaactttaaaaattattattaaaaaaataaaaaaaaattattgttttaaaaaatattttaaaaatacaaaaaaaaaaatcttaaaagattCATGAATCTCTTTTGTTTGGAATTAAGGCAGCACATTGCAAAATAACTACAGGGAAAGACTCAGAGTCTGATTTTATCCGTCTTTGGGGACAAATTAAgggaaaacaaaatcttttaaactccatgtaattaatttcaatcaaCCTTGAAAATAAGGAAAATGTTGGGGTGTCGAAGATACAACATTAATCTTAATTTAGGCTAAATACTATTATTAAAGGACTTTGCACAGTAGGTTTAGAAGTTAATTTTGACCTCGTAAATGATAGTTTTACCTTTAAAAGTGAAGTATAGCTCTTTTCTCCTCGAATTTTTTGCCAACCCAGTAATTATTTACAGAAAcactttagtttatttttttttttagatttagttattgtttttttattatttgtattattttaagtaatttataaattaaaatttgtttttaattatatatcttttgatttttttaacctgttcaatttgattattatttctttgattgtttttttttttgagataattgtttttctattaaatatgatttttatttttttattgttattttttttactttcacaagtttttaaaattaatatatttatttactcgatcctttaatattaaattggttgagaatttagtttctTGATTGAGTCatgatctaaaattttattggtcGTGAGTTGAGGAATTAATCTAGGTTTTAGAGACtatttcgggttttttttttttttaatttatgtgttttttagttTCACTCTTTAACATTTATTAATTGGAGATTGggctccattatttttttatttgttttttatataatttttcattaattttaaaaataattaggattatctcaagtttttcattttttattttttgttaaattaagctatttttaaagaaattttattttttaaatagattcaactaattaattaaatataaatacaagtTGTCGAGATGATTCAAAGGGGGATCCATcctttaacaataattttatcagGAGTTGACTTTCATAAATTGTTTTACGGGgaggcacaaaaagaaaaaacaaatagaatagTGTGTAAAACAAGTATTCTGCTTTAGAATATAGAACTTGGCATAGCACTCTCTCGACTTTCTCATGTTTGACTACAGTGTTAAAAACTAGTCAACGTAGTtcacttttcaataaataaaaaaaaaaccataagttTTAGATAGAGTAAAATGTTTTTCCGTTTGAAAGATTGGAAAACACATTTCATGAAGAACCCAAAAGCTAAAGTGGTACAAtactttctttattattattataaaaacaataatatgtcaggatatattaatatacagtataaaagtatattaatttaatatagtaGTGCATATAATACTTTAATTCAGATATACAATATTACTAGAAAATACATATGATCAAATAATTTAGATAAAATGTACAAAACAATGTATATTATACAATAATTAtacattttaaatcatataatttgtGTTGTAAAATTAGAATAccatagaaaagaaatttattttcaaaaaatgtttgataaaaataaaaattaaactattttaaaaaagctaataaTTCAAGATATATTATTTctctacttattttttatttatgtccaaagactagaaaatatataagttctagcttatttttcattaaacattaaaaaataatctattttgttagaattttttttattaaatataaaaaatcagttcacttttcatataaatcatttaaaaaataaataaaaaacaactgctCTCTTAACAAACGAGGCCAAGTGAAAGTCGTGCTGATAACAAAACATAGAGTATAAGGAACAGTCCCGAATGGGCTGCCCAGCACTCGGAGGAAAAGCCCATTTACCCCCTCGGCCTTAGAAGACAAGCCCATACTCCACACATTTATGgtattgtcttcttcttcttcttcttcccataAAAACACGGGACTCGTGATTTCTTTTACAATGAGCTTCATGTGAGAGAAGACGGAGTACAGTCCCTGGCTTATCTGATCATCTAAGCTTACCGTGAGTGCATTATAACCTTGAATTTAAATGACTATTATGTATTACAgcatgtttaatgttttttttttccttagcctCATTGATCTTCGAGGGCTGCCAGACTCCTCTATTCTAAATTGCAACTCAATGTTTAGCGTCAACATGTCcatctaatcaaataaaaaattaaagtaaaaatggTTAACTGCTCTATTGAATGCTTAGCGGGTTTATTTTCTGACAAAACAAACAGAAATGGATCGGTAACCTTCCAATCCACACTCTGATATATGCCCATTGAAAACGATGTGATAAATCCAACCCTAACCATTTGTTTCTGGGAGGAGCTGTCTCTAGTGGAATTTCGTTTTAGAAGCAACACAATTTCGGACGTGATGAAGTTGTGAAAAGAATTcacatgaaaattatatatatgtatgtattttttttctttccttgtatCGTTAGGATGGAAAAGGTTTCTCTGACAGTttttgtaagttattacaaCTCATGAGGTTATCATTCAATATATTGCAGTTAAATTAACAACTCATGAGGTTACCATTCAATATATTGCAGTTAAATTAGCAAACTAATCTCAAGATTTTCGCATAAAAAACAGAACAATATCTAGGATTTAATTACAGCAAGTTTGCTAATTTTGGGTGTTCAATGAGCTAGATAATACAGAACAGCTAGTATTTGAAGAAACCTCGTAcggtttaatattttatacgcATGAACTGTACACATCCATAAAACATTGGCTGTAAATACCCCACTATTTTTCTCCCAAACTACACCCGCCACCAACTACGGATTTCCCGATCTCttgttttctcatttgtttGCAATGGAGAAGAGGGGGAGcctttttcttggttttcttttcttttccctctttACTATTTCTACAGGTAACACAATTATTTAAGCtgtttcctctttttctttgagattttctttgttttcctgtGTATATATCTTTGTTGGGGTTATTCCATATCGGTTGTGGAAGTGACCGGCAAAGAGTTTACAAGTGTAAGGAAAGGTCTCCTATCACAAGTTAGCTTTTGAGGGAGAGATGAACTCGAGATTTAAACAAATCTGACCCTAGCTACAATATTTAGGGTAAGGAATGAGTTGTCGCGGCTCCGATCCCAGGTCCGATGTGTGAGTGGCAGATTGTTGAGGTTATCCCGCATAGGTTGTGGAATAGGCCGGCGAAGACTTTATATAAGTGTAAGGGATAACCTCACCTCACAAACTAGTTTTTGAGGGGGAGATCATAGGCCAAAGACCAATCTGTTGGTTTAACTTTGAACTTTTACATCCTATGGGATTGCAGGACAAGTTAAGGAGATAAAAAACTCTGAGACACTTACTATGTGTCCAGTTCCAGAAAACAGTTCTCCTAAGGGTCATTCTCCGaagctttttgtttttggagaTTCTTATGTTGACACCGGGAATCTTCAACCTTTCCGGTCTTCTGGAGGTTGTGTTCTGACTGATTATATAGGTGCACAAttgcttctttttcttgatcttATATCCTTTCATCGTTCCTTGTTTCAAGAGACATTTTATTCatctatttccttttcttctgtgGATATTCTGAAACATTTCCAGCCTCATTTCTCGGTATAAATTCTCCGGTACAATATGAAAAGAGAAACTTAGCAGAAAACAAAGCAGAACTGAAGAATGGAATGAATTTTGCATACGGAGGGAGTGGTGTTTTGAAGGAAGCATGGAACAATCATAGCATGACCatccaaatcaataattttaaacaacaaattaaagagaaagTGTTCACAAAATATGACCTTGAAAATTCTGCTGCCCTAGTTTCTCACGCAGGCAATGACTACACGTACCTGTATCTTAACCAAAGCGGCACCATAAAGGTGAGTGGTTAGGCTAATGAGATTAAGCAAGtccttgtttccttttcttctccttttcccgGTACTGCATTTTCTTTACACATGACAGGACGTGCATGATCTCGCTGGAAGAGTTGTTGACCAGCTTGTGAAGAACGTCAAAGAAATCCATGAGCTGGGagtgaaaaaaatagcaattttaGGATCGCCACCCAGAGGATGTTGGCCGCAACTTAATCCGCGACCTCGTACAAATTGCAATGGGAC is a genomic window of Populus alba chromosome 5, ASM523922v2, whole genome shotgun sequence containing:
- the LOC118051352 gene encoding GDP-mannose 3,5-epimerase 2, with translation MGTADGSYGAYTYEALEREPYWPSEKLRISITGAGGFIASHIARRLKAEGHYIIASDWKKNEHMTEDMFCNEFHLVDLRVMDNCLKVTKDVDHVFNLAADMGGMGFIQSNHSVIMYNNTMISFNMLEASRINGVKRLFYASSACIYPEFKQLETNVSLKESDAWPAEPQDAYGLEKLATEELCKHYTKDFGIECRIGRFHNIYGPFGTWKGGREKAPAAFCRKAITSIDKFEMWGDGLQTRSFTFIDECVEGVLRLTKSDFREPVNIGSDEMVSMNEMAEIVLSFENKNLPIHHIPGPEGVRGRNSDNTLIKEKLGWAPTMRLKDGLRITYFWIKEQIEKEKSQGIDLSIYGSSKVVGTQAPVQLGSLRAADGKE